Proteins encoded by one window of candidate division KSB1 bacterium:
- a CDS encoding PTS system mannose/fructose/sorbose family transporter subunit IID encodes MSNLVPKSDLRKVFLRSFTIQATWNYKSLIGMGFAYCMIPIAKRLFHTPEERSAFLRRHLEFFNSHPYFTGWCLGAVVRLEEEAAAAQKTQKEQISLFKQQMSGPLGSLGDQLFWSRWKPLTSAAALCIALLFGWIAVPIYLLVYNIPHLFARYYGMKKGYERGFNVIEVLTKLPFGKITSLLSGIGIMVAGFLTILAADWCLAKNEDFVLFIVFWCCFAAASILVILRRSVHFILLTVLAVSLLVGLLFSVY; translated from the coding sequence ATGAGCAACCTCGTACCAAAAAGCGACCTGCGCAAAGTTTTTTTGCGATCATTCACTATTCAGGCGACTTGGAATTATAAATCGCTGATCGGTATGGGCTTTGCCTACTGCATGATCCCGATTGCAAAACGGCTCTTTCACACTCCCGAGGAACGGTCCGCCTTTTTGCGCCGCCATTTAGAGTTTTTCAACTCGCATCCTTACTTTACCGGCTGGTGCCTTGGAGCTGTCGTTCGACTGGAAGAAGAGGCGGCAGCTGCGCAGAAAACCCAGAAAGAGCAGATCAGTCTGTTCAAGCAGCAAATGAGCGGGCCGTTGGGAAGTCTAGGCGACCAGCTGTTTTGGAGCCGCTGGAAGCCGTTGACCAGCGCCGCCGCGCTCTGCATCGCTTTGCTGTTCGGCTGGATCGCCGTGCCGATATATCTGCTTGTTTATAATATTCCGCACCTTTTCGCCCGCTATTACGGCATGAAGAAAGGCTACGAGCGCGGGTTCAACGTCATCGAGGTGCTGACGAAACTGCCGTTCGGCAAGATCACTTCCTTGCTGTCCGGCATCGGCATTATGGTCGCCGGCTTTCTTACCATTCTCGCTGCGGACTGGTGCTTGGCTAAAAATGAGGATTTCGTCCTATTTATTGTGTTTTGGTGCTGCTTCGCGGCAGCATCGATACTCGTAATTTTAAGGCGTTCTGTACACTTTATTTTGCTGACTGTACTCGCCGTCAGCCTGCTCGTCGGACTTTTGTTTTCTGTTTATTAA
- a CDS encoding HPr family phosphocarrier protein, whose product MITKSFVVKNQYGLHARPARMIVEEASKFRSAIYISKDGEEINAKSIMGILTLEARKNSELILRIEGEDEEEAMQALTEVMEKISLLEEQF is encoded by the coding sequence ATGATTACCAAGTCGTTTGTCGTCAAGAATCAATATGGTCTACATGCACGCCCGGCGCGAATGATTGTCGAGGAGGCCTCGAAATTTCGCTCGGCGATCTATATTTCCAAAGACGGCGAAGAAATCAATGCCAAGAGCATTATGGGCATCTTGACGCTGGAGGCGCGCAAAAACAGCGAGCTGATCCTGCGCATTGAGGGGGAGGACGAAGAGGAGGCCATGCAGGCCTTGACCGAGGTTATGGAAAAAATATCGCTGTTGGAAGAGCAATTTTAA
- a CDS encoding bifunctional phosphoglucose/phosphomannose isomerase yields the protein MNLEELFRFDEANMFDILLRTPQQLREAVLLQPELPLPDASVPLHHLVITGMGGSAVGGDLIAGLYGDLLDLPLIVNRDYRLPQFISAHSLVIACSYSGDTEETLAAVQQAADAGAPIVCIASAGKLAKKAVKNEWGLVRVPEGLPPRCALGYLFFALMRILQEYGIISVAEEDVAETIEMAERLTAELADYKKAENRAVKLAEALKGRIAVIYAADEPNSALPLRWRNQLNENAKAPAFSNLIPEMNHNEICMWNEAILNPELYHVIFLMDDHNSPELKERLEISRDLIAACRVPVTELEPEGESRLCRTFSLVIWADFVSYYLALLNGVDPTLIKPIDHLKREIANRSKE from the coding sequence ATGAATCTTGAGGAATTGTTCCGATTCGATGAAGCGAATATGTTCGATATACTGCTTCGCACGCCGCAACAGCTGCGCGAAGCCGTTCTATTACAACCTGAACTCCCCTTACCCGACGCCTCCGTACCGCTGCACCACTTGGTCATCACCGGCATGGGCGGTTCAGCCGTCGGCGGTGATCTGATCGCCGGTCTATATGGTGATCTGCTCGATTTGCCGTTGATTGTCAATCGCGACTATCGTCTGCCGCAATTTATCAGCGCCCATTCGTTGGTCATTGCCTGCAGCTATTCGGGCGATACCGAAGAAACGCTGGCGGCCGTTCAGCAGGCGGCGGATGCGGGCGCGCCCATCGTCTGCATCGCCTCGGCCGGAAAGCTGGCCAAAAAGGCCGTCAAGAACGAATGGGGTTTGGTACGGGTGCCGGAGGGTCTGCCGCCCCGTTGCGCCCTTGGGTATCTCTTTTTCGCTCTAATGCGCATTCTGCAGGAGTACGGCATCATTTCCGTAGCAGAAGAGGATGTAGCGGAAACCATCGAAATGGCGGAGCGCCTTACGGCGGAACTGGCCGACTATAAAAAGGCGGAAAATCGCGCCGTCAAACTGGCGGAGGCACTGAAGGGCAGAATCGCCGTGATCTATGCCGCAGACGAACCCAATTCTGCTCTGCCGTTGCGGTGGCGAAATCAGCTGAACGAAAACGCCAAGGCGCCTGCTTTCAGTAACCTCATTCCCGAAATGAATCACAACGAGATCTGTATGTGGAATGAGGCGATTCTTAACCCGGAACTCTATCACGTTATCTTTTTAATGGATGATCACAATTCGCCCGAACTCAAAGAGCGGTTGGAAATCAGCCGTGACCTGATCGCCGCTTGCCGTGTGCCGGTCACGGAGCTGGAGCCGGAAGGAGAATCGCGTCTCTGTCGAACCTTTTCTTTGGTAATTTGGGCGGATTTTGTCAGCTACTATCTGGCTCTCCTCAATGGCGTCGATCCCACGCTGATCAAGCCGATCGACCACTTGAAGCGTGAAATCGCCAATCGATCAAAGGAATAA
- a CDS encoding DUF5723 family protein: MKRGFFLAFCMFAAAGASDIFTNARQYAMSGAYSAAATGCDAIFLNPANLGLPFRNPFSMNFFGISGDFTNNAWSHVIYQRYVGTYLDEREVETILNAVPREGFELSSNLRLHGLSLGYGPFAFGVRGFSSYSGSFARELFELMLHGNELNRLYEFNPVQGDGMSAIAMGLGFGKGYAVENSVIETLSWGVTARYLYGLSYARITRSHFISQTTFAGISGAGTLDLDYAEGGRGYALTAALSLQLQNKWIASVILHNPLSQMEWDIRAVKSTFDFRLKEQPLEALLRSASIDSFFITDYYQEPVEKHLVRLPRVLNIAMAAPFADNYLVSAEFEVGFRDSALSSRDPRLAIGGEIRLTDYLFVRAGASRGGLGPDFFSGGFGISLRRFSFDAAFRTYSGLTSATSTGLGLAAGLSLRI; this comes from the coding sequence ATGAAACGCGGGTTCTTTTTAGCTTTTTGCATGTTCGCCGCAGCAGGCGCGTCGGATATCTTTACCAACGCGCGCCAGTACGCCATGTCCGGCGCCTATTCGGCTGCAGCGACCGGCTGCGACGCCATCTTTCTCAATCCCGCCAACCTGGGTCTGCCTTTTCGTAACCCCTTTTCCATGAATTTTTTCGGCATCAGCGGCGATTTTACCAACAACGCCTGGTCGCACGTCATTTATCAACGCTACGTCGGCACCTATCTGGATGAGAGGGAGGTCGAGACCATTCTTAACGCCGTGCCGCGGGAAGGATTCGAGCTCTCCTCCAATCTGCGGCTTCACGGCCTGAGCTTGGGATACGGCCCCTTTGCTTTCGGCGTGCGCGGATTCAGCAGTTATTCGGGATCCTTCGCCCGCGAACTGTTCGAACTGATGCTGCACGGCAACGAACTCAATCGCCTCTACGAATTTAATCCCGTTCAAGGCGACGGGATGAGTGCAATAGCCATGGGATTGGGATTCGGCAAAGGTTACGCGGTCGAAAACAGCGTCATCGAGACGTTGTCCTGGGGGGTGACGGCGCGCTATCTCTACGGTCTCTCTTATGCCCGCATTACCCGCTCGCACTTTATTTCGCAAACCACTTTTGCAGGCATTTCGGGCGCGGGAACGCTGGATCTGGACTATGCGGAAGGAGGCCGCGGCTACGCGCTTACCGCAGCTCTCAGTCTGCAGCTGCAGAATAAATGGATCGCCTCGGTCATTCTGCACAACCCGCTTTCGCAAATGGAGTGGGATATTCGCGCCGTAAAATCTACTTTCGATTTTCGTTTGAAAGAACAGCCTCTGGAGGCACTTTTGCGCAGCGCCTCCATCGATTCGTTTTTTATCACCGACTATTATCAGGAACCCGTTGAAAAGCATTTGGTACGGCTGCCGCGAGTGCTCAACATCGCGATGGCGGCGCCTTTTGCCGACAACTATCTGGTTTCGGCAGAGTTCGAGGTCGGTTTTCGCGACTCGGCGCTTTCCAGCCGCGACCCCCGTTTGGCGATCGGCGGCGAAATCCGCTTGACTGACTATCTTTTCGTCCGCGCGGGAGCATCGCGCGGCGGTCTTGGTCCGGACTTTTTCTCCGGCGGCTTCGGCATCAGCCTGCGCCGCTTTTCGTTCGACGCCGCCTTTCGCACCTACAGCGGCTTGACTTCGGCTACCTCGACAGGGTTAGGACTTGCCGCAGGACTCTCTCTGCGCATCTAA
- the ptsP gene encoding phosphoenolpyruvate--protein phosphotransferase, with the protein MAKAAKEIRLQGVAASPGVVIGPVRILTGEVAMISRRTIEADQAAAEMERLMQALNQSSEELEIIYQQTSAAYSPDAAQIFRVHQAMLSDPMVIDECRDMIQKERVGAEYAFSEVMDRYIEKLSALGDEMFRARHADVRDLKRRVLHHLLGSEIAPIVLEEPSIIFARELTPSDTVHLERGKVLGFAMDFGARTSHATILARSINVPAVVGLKEGAASIKDGDWAILDGSEGVLILNPTPVTEAFYRKRREKYLDRLQRLEKLKDLPARTLDGKNIELACNIEFIEEAESVIAMGGDGVGLFRTEYLFLSGAELPTEERQVEEYTRLAKAMKGKPLIIRTFDLGGDKLPPFITLPPEQNPFLGVRGVRLYFNGASSLFRTQLRAIYRAGLHGDIRIMLPMITSVEEIIQCRRIIAEIQEELRREKLPFAEQLPLGAMIEVPAAAVVADLIAKECDFLSIGTNDLVQYTVAVDRGNPHLLYLYQPYHPAVFRLIAGVIQKAHEQGVWVGMCGEMAGDPLVTMILIGMGLDEFSVSPGSLPYIKEIIRNVSVEECEEMVAQLFELASIDKIQRFLNDSFRRKFSMEMLI; encoded by the coding sequence ATGGCAAAAGCCGCTAAAGAAATTCGCCTGCAGGGTGTGGCTGCTTCACCCGGTGTAGTCATCGGGCCGGTACGGATTCTGACCGGCGAAGTCGCCATGATTTCGCGCCGCACGATCGAAGCCGACCAGGCCGCCGCCGAAATGGAAAGACTGATGCAGGCCCTTAACCAGTCAAGTGAAGAACTCGAAATCATCTATCAGCAGACCTCGGCGGCTTATAGTCCCGACGCCGCTCAGATCTTCCGCGTCCATCAGGCCATGCTTTCCGATCCGATGGTGATCGATGAATGCCGCGACATGATTCAAAAAGAGCGCGTCGGAGCGGAATACGCTTTTTCCGAAGTCATGGACCGCTATATCGAAAAGCTTTCAGCACTCGGCGACGAGATGTTTCGTGCCCGTCATGCCGACGTGCGCGACCTTAAACGGCGTGTCCTTCACCACCTGCTCGGCAGCGAAATCGCGCCGATCGTACTCGAAGAGCCTTCCATTATTTTTGCCCGCGAGCTGACGCCGTCAGACACCGTGCACCTGGAACGCGGCAAGGTGCTCGGATTTGCCATGGATTTCGGCGCGCGCACCTCCCACGCTACGATTCTTGCACGATCCATCAATGTGCCTGCGGTAGTAGGCTTGAAGGAAGGAGCAGCCTCGATTAAGGACGGCGATTGGGCAATTCTGGATGGAAGCGAGGGCGTGCTGATCCTCAATCCGACACCGGTGACCGAGGCGTTCTATCGCAAGCGGCGCGAAAAGTATCTTGACCGCCTGCAGCGGTTGGAAAAGCTCAAAGACCTTCCTGCCCGCACGCTCGACGGCAAGAACATCGAACTGGCCTGCAACATCGAGTTTATCGAAGAAGCCGAGAGCGTCATCGCCATGGGCGGGGATGGAGTCGGCCTCTTTCGCACCGAGTATCTCTTTCTGTCAGGCGCCGAGCTGCCTACGGAAGAACGGCAGGTGGAAGAATACACTCGACTCGCCAAGGCGATGAAGGGTAAACCGCTGATCATCCGCACCTTCGACCTGGGCGGCGACAAACTGCCGCCGTTCATTACGTTGCCGCCTGAACAGAACCCGTTTCTCGGCGTACGCGGTGTTCGTCTCTATTTCAACGGCGCCTCTTCGCTCTTTCGTACGCAGCTTCGCGCCATTTACCGAGCCGGTTTGCACGGCGACATCCGCATCATGCTGCCGATGATTACCAGCGTCGAAGAAATCATTCAGTGCCGGCGCATCATTGCCGAAATCCAGGAAGAGCTGCGCCGAGAAAAACTGCCGTTTGCCGAGCAGTTGCCGCTCGGCGCCATGATCGAAGTGCCGGCAGCCGCCGTCGTCGCCGATCTCATTGCCAAAGAATGCGACTTTCTCAGCATCGGCACCAACGACTTGGTGCAGTATACGGTGGCGGTCGACCGCGGTAACCCGCATTTGCTCTATCTCTACCAGCCTTATCACCCGGCCGTCTTTCGTCTCATCGCCGGCGTCATCCAAAAAGCTCATGAGCAGGGCGTATGGGTAGGCATGTGCGGCGAGATGGCTGGCGATCCGCTCGTCACCATGATCCTCATCGGCATGGGGCTGGATGAGTTCAGCGTCAGTCCCGGCTCTTTGCCTTATATCAAAGAAATCATCCGTAACGTTTCGGTGGAAGAATGCGAAGAAATGGTTGCGCAGCTTTTCGAATTAGCAAGCATCGACAAAATCCAGCGCTTTTTGAATGATTCTTTCCGCCGCAAATTTTCGATGGAAATGCTGATTTAA
- a CDS encoding PTS sugar transporter subunit IIC: MLPEIVLVSLWGGLVSMDTTAFLQIMTSRPLVTCSVVGLILGNLQLGLLIGILLELAYISELPVGAAKFSESNVGAVSAAAVAELCIRRFPDREDAVIFFAILTALVVSAVGGVLVSRMRSFNTRNYTRILELRQIRPRDIAGAHRSGLLAAFLLGFFCVFISSIVLTAVIPYLLMGFPHPYDRMFKAAIGGLLAAESVFLIHMFWTQTRQRYLIFIGAALGLLLLLLRMQ, translated from the coding sequence GTGTTGCCCGAAATTGTATTGGTCAGTTTGTGGGGCGGTTTGGTATCGATGGATACGACCGCATTTCTGCAGATCATGACCTCGCGGCCTCTGGTGACCTGCTCTGTTGTCGGGTTGATTCTCGGAAATCTTCAGCTCGGGCTTTTGATCGGCATACTGTTGGAGCTTGCCTACATCAGCGAGCTGCCCGTCGGCGCTGCCAAATTTTCCGAGAGCAACGTCGGCGCGGTATCGGCTGCAGCCGTTGCCGAGTTGTGCATCCGACGCTTTCCGGATCGTGAGGATGCCGTTATTTTTTTCGCGATTTTGACAGCTTTGGTGGTCAGCGCCGTCGGCGGTGTTTTGGTCAGCCGCATGCGGAGCTTTAATACACGCAACTACACCCGCATTTTGGAGCTGCGCCAAATTCGGCCGCGCGACATCGCCGGCGCGCATCGCTCAGGCCTTTTAGCCGCCTTTCTTCTCGGCTTTTTTTGCGTTTTCATCTCTTCGATCGTTTTAACGGCCGTAATTCCCTATCTGTTGATGGGGTTTCCCCATCCGTATGATCGAATGTTTAAAGCGGCAATCGGCGGTCTTTTAGCGGCCGAAAGCGTCTTTCTGATTCACATGTTTTGGACCCAGACCAGGCAGCGCTATTTGATTTTTATCGGTGCTGCACTGGGACTGCTGTTACTTTTGCTGCGGATGCAATGA
- the metK gene encoding methionine adenosyltransferase produces MSEILFTSESVTEGHPDKIADQISDAVLDAVFAGDPYGRVACETFVTTGLVLVGGEITTEVYVDIPTIVRQTIEEIGYTNAHYGFDYETCAVLTSIDQQSPDIALGVNRDGAGDQGMMFGFACDETEELMPLPIMLAHKLAKRLALVRKSGEIPYLRPDGKSQVTVRYVDGVPAEIDTVVISAQHHPEVDYETIRHDIIENVIYPILPKDLIPTKGITYHINPTGRFVTGGPQGDAGLTGRKIIVDTYGGYARHGGGAFSGKDPTKVDRSGAYMARYIAKNIVAAGLAKKCEIQIAYAIGIAEPVSVLVDTFGTGKIDDQELVRLVRKNFDLTPKGIITTLNLRRPIYKETAVYGHFGRTGENFTWEKTDKVQDLLKG; encoded by the coding sequence ATGTCAGAAATTTTGTTTACTTCCGAGTCGGTCACCGAGGGCCATCCCGACAAGATTGCCGATCAGATCTCCGATGCGGTTCTCGATGCGGTCTTTGCGGGCGATCCCTACGGCCGTGTCGCCTGCGAGACGTTCGTCACCACCGGCCTGGTGCTCGTCGGGGGTGAAATTACCACCGAGGTTTATGTCGATATCCCCACCATCGTCCGGCAGACGATCGAGGAGATCGGCTACACCAATGCGCATTACGGCTTTGATTACGAAACCTGCGCTGTGCTGACGTCGATCGATCAGCAGTCTCCCGACATTGCGCTGGGTGTGAACCGCGACGGCGCCGGCGATCAGGGGATGATGTTCGGCTTTGCCTGCGATGAAACCGAAGAGCTCATGCCGCTGCCGATTATGCTGGCGCACAAATTGGCCAAGCGCTTGGCCCTGGTGCGCAAAAGCGGCGAAATCCCCTACCTGCGGCCGGACGGCAAATCCCAAGTCACCGTCCGCTACGTCGACGGCGTGCCGGCGGAAATCGATACGGTGGTCATTTCCGCTCAGCATCACCCGGAAGTAGATTATGAAACCATTCGTCACGACATCATCGAGAACGTCATTTATCCGATTCTGCCGAAAGACTTGATTCCCACCAAGGGCATCACATACCACATCAATCCGACCGGCCGCTTTGTGACCGGCGGTCCGCAGGGCGATGCCGGCCTCACCGGCCGCAAGATCATTGTCGATACCTACGGCGGCTATGCTCGGCACGGCGGCGGCGCATTTTCCGGCAAAGACCCGACAAAGGTCGACCGCTCCGGCGCTTATATGGCCCGCTATATTGCCAAGAATATTGTCGCCGCGGGTCTGGCCAAAAAGTGCGAAATTCAAATCGCCTATGCCATCGGCATTGCCGAGCCGGTTTCCGTGCTGGTCGATACCTTCGGTACCGGCAAAATCGATGATCAGGAACTGGTGCGCCTGGTGCGCAAGAACTTTGATCTGACGCCGAAGGGCATCATCACTACCCTCAATCTGCGCCGGCCGATTTACAAAGAGACCGCGGTTTACGGACATTTCGGCCGCACCGGCGAAAACTTTACTTGGGAAAAGACCGACAAGGTTCAGGATCTGCTGAAGGGCTGA
- the ahcY gene encoding adenosylhomocysteinase produces the protein MNYDIKNINLADGGKMRIEWAERDMPVLRQVRERFAKEKPLAGRKMSACLHVTAETANLMRTLQAGGADLVLCASNPLSTQDDVAASLVRDFGIPVYAIKGEDHKTYYDHIRAAIEHGPVITMDDGADLVSNIHSDYPEIAKQIIGSMEETTTGVIRLRAMAKDGALKFPVIAVNDAMTKNLFDNRYGTGQSTVDGIIRATDVLLAGKTVVVAGYGWCGRGFASRCRGMGADVIVTEVDPIRALEAAMDGFRVMPMMEAAKVGDLFCTLTGDIHVIRPEHMLVMKDGAIVANSGHFNVEIDLEGLKKIAVKGPIEVRRLVDEYTLPNGRRIYVLAEGRLINLAAAEGHPASVMDMSFATQALATEWAVKNAGKLEVKVHNVPKEIEDWVSRLKLKAMNIEIDELTEEQKEYLSSWEMGT, from the coding sequence GTGAATTACGATATTAAAAATATCAATCTTGCCGACGGCGGCAAAATGCGCATCGAATGGGCCGAGCGCGACATGCCGGTTTTGCGGCAGGTGCGCGAACGGTTCGCCAAAGAAAAGCCGCTGGCGGGACGCAAAATGTCCGCCTGTCTGCATGTGACCGCCGAAACGGCCAACCTGATGCGCACGCTGCAGGCCGGCGGGGCGGATTTGGTGCTGTGCGCTTCCAACCCGCTGTCCACGCAGGACGACGTCGCCGCTTCACTGGTGCGCGATTTCGGTATTCCCGTTTACGCCATAAAAGGCGAAGATCACAAGACCTATTACGATCATATCCGCGCCGCCATCGAGCACGGACCGGTCATCACCATGGACGATGGGGCTGATCTGGTCTCCAACATCCACTCCGATTATCCCGAAATTGCCAAGCAAATCATCGGCAGCATGGAAGAGACGACCACAGGCGTCATCCGCCTGCGCGCTATGGCCAAGGACGGGGCGCTCAAGTTTCCGGTCATCGCCGTCAACGATGCCATGACCAAAAACCTGTTCGATAATCGCTACGGCACCGGCCAGTCCACGGTAGACGGCATTATACGCGCGACGGATGTTCTGCTGGCCGGCAAAACGGTCGTCGTGGCCGGTTACGGCTGGTGCGGACGCGGTTTCGCTTCACGCTGCCGCGGCATGGGCGCCGACGTCATCGTCACCGAAGTCGATCCAATCCGCGCCCTGGAGGCGGCTATGGACGGCTTTCGCGTCATGCCGATGATGGAAGCCGCCAAAGTCGGCGATCTGTTCTGCACCCTCACGGGCGACATTCACGTCATTCGTCCGGAGCACATGCTGGTCATGAAGGATGGCGCCATCGTCGCCAATTCGGGCCATTTCAACGTCGAGATCGACCTCGAGGGCTTGAAAAAAATAGCCGTCAAAGGGCCGATCGAAGTGCGTCGTTTGGTCGATGAATACACCCTGCCCAACGGCCGCCGCATCTATGTTCTGGCGGAGGGCAGGCTCATCAATTTGGCCGCTGCGGAAGGCCATCCGGCTTCGGTCATGGACATGAGTTTTGCCACGCAGGCGCTGGCGACCGAATGGGCGGTCAAGAATGCCGGCAAACTGGAAGTCAAAGTGCACAATGTGCCCAAAGAGATCGAGGATTGGGTCTCCCGCCTCAAGCTCAAGGCGATGAACATCGAAATCGACGAGCTGACCGAAGAACAAAAAGAGTACCTCTCCTCTTGGGAAATGGGCACCTGA